AAATACTTTCTCTTCAGGATCGTTTTCAATAAGAGGAGGTGGTCCTGAAGGAGAACTAGGAGGATTTAAAAACATAAAATAATTATCAAAAACATCAGTGAGTCTTTTCTCTATTTTATAATAATCTTTTGCATCTATATTAAGCTTTTCATCTCTACCCTCTATATTAAGTGGATTATCTTTGCCATATTTAATATGCTTAAGTAATTCTTTAACTTTTCCCTTATCATTCAGTTTTAATAAAAACCTTTTAATATATCCCTCTATTTTAGATACATCTCCTTGTAAATAAATATCAAAATGACTTGAACCACCCTTAGGTAATTCATTTTTTAACGCATTAACAAAAAAAGTTAATGTATCAAACTCTTCTTTATTAAGCTTAAGATTATCTCTCCAATCTGACTTTAAATTAACATGCCCTAGATTTTGAAATAAATCACCTTTATTATCAGAATTTTTAAATAATTCACAACTTACAAAACAAATTATACAAAATATAAATACAATTCTATATATAAAATTTATCTTCTCTCTCACACACAAAATCCAACATCAACTTACTTTTTATAAAGTATATCTCATTATTACTGTTATTCAACAGAATAATAGAAAAACTTTATTTTTATTATTTAATATTAAGCTTATCTTTTAATCTATTTAATGCCTTATCATCCAATTTGAGTTTACTAATATTTAATGCACCAGAAATAGCTATTATCTCTTCATAAGACAACCTACACCCTTTTAAGATATGATTCTTAAAACTTTTAGTAGCAATAGGCACAAGCTTTTCAATAACATCAAGCAATATTTTGGCATATTCACTCATCTCTTTTGATGAATTTTCACTAACCTCTTTCGATTCATTTAATGCCAACCTTAATTTGATAAAATGAAAAAGATTATTTAAATCAATCTGCCAATACCATTCAGTATACAAGCTTAAAGGTAAAGCTATTCTAGAAACTTCTTTTGAAACATTACTATTTATCATATCTTGATATAACTTGTAACAAGTTTTTTGACTCTCTCTTAAATCACTTAACACATTCTTTGCAAAATTAGCTTCAATTTGATTACTCTCAATATTTTGTATTTTTAGATCCTCCTCTAAAGGCACATAAAACTCTTCTCTAAGAAAACTATATGAACCAGATACTTCATTAATCCTTGCTGTTCTATGTCTCATCCATTGCCTTGCAACAAATATAGGAGCCTTAATATAAAATGTAAAAA
The DNA window shown above is from Borrelia puertoricensis and carries:
- the thyX gene encoding FAD-dependent thymidylate synthase; this translates as MNTDIEREDLLNKEYKVLDKGFIKLVDYMGSEERILNAARISYRGERIRRTDAELIDYLVRNEHTSPFEQVVFTFYIKAPIFVARQWMRHRTARINEVSGSYSFLREEFYVPLEEDLKIQNIESNQIEANFAKNVLSDLRESQKTCYKLYQDMINSNVSKEVSRIALPLSLYTEWYWQIDLNNLFHFIKLRLALNESKEVSENSSKEMSEYAKILLDVIEKLVPIATKSFKNHILKGCRLSYEEIIAISGALNISKLKLDDKALNRLKDKLNIK